The genomic region TTGATTTCAGGATGTGTGTTAAACTTTTCTCATTTGGTCTACCCTGTCTTGGCTTCCCTATTCTCTTGTGCATATAGTTAAGCCTCAAAAAATTGGTGCAATTAGTAAAAATTTGCCACAGACAGCACTGGTGTTCCTTGGCAGCTAGTGTCCTAGGTGTCACAGAGGGACCACTTGCCTATACTTAAAGCCCTCTTATTCACCCAGGTGCCACTTACATGAGGTAGTGGACCTGTAGATTTTGTAATGACAGTGTCTATTACttcctgaaagtatttttttttcaaattagagAACACTTTGTGAATAATTTGGACTTTGGTCAAGTGACCTTGAAGGAACTTGCTTGGGTCTATTTCAGATGTGACCAGTCAGTTAAGACATATTGAATATGTAAGTTAAGacatattcaaaattattttgctgcatttttttttctattcagagaAGATCTTATAAAAGCTGTTAACATTTTTAGCTTTGTGAAGTTAAAAATATTATCTACACCCCTAACTGTAATTGGTTTGTGATGTCTTCTTGTGGTAGATTTTTGTGAAGCTAGAGTGACAAAGGTTTCCAGTGCAGCTGAACACTTTCCTGGGTTTTCGTATACATGTTTTCCCTCCAGCAACTTGGTGATTTGGGTTTGGTAATATTACGGATGAGCCAGAGTAGGATATTGGGAGCAGGAGTGTCTACATCTGACTCTGTTGGGACACAAGGCCTGCCCAGATCTTGATTTCCTCATCTTTAAAATGATGACAGTAGCTTCCTCCTTGGGCACTAGGGTCAGAGtacctggaattttttttaaagaaacagttccTTCCGGCACATTCTTGTTTGTTGAAGTCAAATTAATTTATGTGAATGTCCCAGTTTTGAGGAAAGTTTATGCAGGAAAACCTTTGTCAACTTCAGGAGGAAAGCCCGTCAGAAAAACACAGGAGGTACAGGTATTTCTTATCCTCTTTCTCTGTCCGTTATTAGTCAGGGGATTCACTTAATGTGTGGGAGACCCTGGTTCAAACCCTGGTGCAACAGGTTGAGCAAGAATTTGAAGCAGTCTACCATGCTTGTGCAGAGTATGTAAACCACAGTCACAGCTCTTTCTAGGTGGTGCCTGTTGTTTTatactgttttggaaaaaaaattaaataaatttgaatagccttattttttaactgttgtATAGCAGGAATGCTTATGAAATGTGTTTCATGGGACGGGAAAATCTTATTGTACCATTTCTATCTTTGGGCTTATATAATGCAAAGGGCTGTTAAACATGATAAAGATGCTATGGATTTGTTTATGCTACATATTAAATGGGTGGTTTGCCTGTCCCTTTAATGTAATACTATGTTATTTATTTGTGTAGCTGTACCAGTTCCAGGTAAAAATTCTGATAGTTTCTGGTTGTCACAAGCCATAGTGCCAAAGTGCTTTATTTTTACATGGCTATGCTCCAAGGCCTTTGAAGAATGCTCATGAGGTTCAGGGGTGAGGGGTGTCTGAGTTTCCATGCAGAAGAGCCATAGAAATATGAGACAAGCAGCTGTGAGAGGAAAAGTGCCAAAGATCCAGAACACAATCTGTGCTATGAATAAAGCAGTACAATAACAGGTTACCTTATTTTAAAGCACGTGATGACATGCCTTGCTGTCTTGtgcaaaaggaaaattaccaCTTACTTGTTCAGTGCGCTTTTGCTTAACCTAGACTCTTCACCTTCTCGTTGCTTAGTTTGCTCTTGGATGACTTTTTCCCAGAAGTTCTTCAGCCCTTCTGCATCATGACCACCCATCTTATGGCGTCTAAATTTGGTATGCTTGctcattttctgcaaagcaaTTTGGAGATCAGAGCAGTCAGGAGCCTAACCTGAGGCAGATACTGTGTTGCTTAGCCCCttgcaatttctttcttatgAAGTGCTATTAAAATAAAGTATGTCACCTGAGAAGAATAGGTAACTGATGCTTACTCTGCCTTGAAGCAAAACATAAGGCATTGAAACAGGCCTTGGGTGATAGTTAAATGGTATACCTATATTTTTGTTACTGAGTAATGACTACACATGGCACAGTTCACTGAAATATTATGGAGCCCTCAGTATGTGTGAAATTTTAAGTGGTTTTGGAAGAACTtgggaaaaatactttcaaatataGTGCCATCATCACTGAAGTTCAGATGAGATGTTGTGAAGGGCTTTCCCTTTTTATGCCTCCTGTAGTTTTAAGAGAGATCATAGAGGGTTGTTATCCAAGGGAAATACGTTGCTCTTAAATAATTCCTTTTACTACTCCAAATGATATCAAGCACAAAATATGCAGGGGAATAATGAATCTAAAGTTGAAGCACACAGAGTGCAAAGCCCTCGGGAGCATGTTATGGTCTTGTTCTTTAATTTATCAAAATTCAGTCTTAAATACTGTCAAAAGTAGAGCTCGTTAAAATATAGAGATGAGTTCCAATAAAtgagagaaaggacagaaatgaagTGAATACcagtccatattgggaccagtactgtttaatatcttcatcaatgacatagacagtgggatcgagtgcaccctcagcaagtttgcagatgatgccaagctgagtggtgtggtcagaGGGATGCGATGCTGttcagaggaacctggacaagctccagaagtggacccatgtgaacctcatgaggttcaacaaggccaagtgcaaggtcctgcacctgggttggggcaacccctcgtatcaatacaggctgggggatgaagggattgagagcagccctgcagagaaggacttgggggtactggtagatgaaaagctggtcatgagccagcaatgtgcgctcgcagcccagaaggccaatcgtatcctgggctgcatcaaaagaagcgtggccagcaggtcgagggaggggattctgcccctctactctgctctggtgagaccccacctggagtactgcatccagctctggagccctcagcagaagaaagacatggacctgttggagcgggtccagaggagggccatgaaaatgatcagggggatggaacacctctcctgtgaaaaaaggctgagagagttggggttgttcagcctggagaagagaaggcttcagggagaccttattgcagcctatcagtacttaaagggggcttataaaaaagatggcagcagactttttagcagggcttgttgtgacaggacaagggggaatggctttaaactaaaggggggttgatttaggctagatataaggaagaaattttttatgctgagggtggtgaaagactgggacaggttgcccagagaggtggtggatgccccatccctggaaacattcaaggtcaggttagacggggctctgagcaacctgatctagttgaagatgtccctgcccacggcaggggggttggactagatgacctttagaggtcccttccaacccaaactattctatgattctatgattctccttgCTAAATACATAGTATTCAAACATGGAGGGTTTTAAAATTCTCAGCTTGTCTGAGGTGCTTGCTGATATTACCCAATATGCATTGGTTGTCAGATCTTAATGGTACTTTGAAAAGTTAAGTTCTGTTGTTTATTCCCAAaggaaataatcagaaaaattGCATCATATCCTATATTTGTTGCTGGCCAAATATTGCTTTGCTATGATGTTAAATAAGGTACCAACAATGTGTTATACTTCTACCCCATCTGAGAAGCAGGATTTCCTGCATTAGTGTCCTCCACTAAGCCCCTCCAGCAAGTAGGAagatgcaagaaagaaaaaaaaacccaaaccaaagccaTGCTCCTGAGTTTTCTATGACTAGATCAGCACATAACTGGAGGGTTCCTATGAAATCCCTTTGCTTCCTTGTGTTCATCTATATTCTGCTGCATTAGATACTTTTGCCAACTGTCCACTCTGTAATGCTGATGAATTAATGCCTCATAGACCCTGATATGTACTTGTGAGTCTGCTTCATAGACAATGTCATACTTTATGAGCTATCCTTGATAAATACTACGAAGACTATGCTAATGTAGGCCAATCTGAGGAAACCTTCGATTTGTGCAATGCTGTAAGTGGAAgatcaggggaaaagaaaaggacagtCAGACGCAACGCAATGAAGGCAGACTTGTGTAAGGTCTTCCtatcaaatactgtattttaaactcTTGAAGTTTTAAAAGGGCACAAAAGTAAGATCTTGGCATCTTCCTAgattaaatattttagatttgGTGTAATTTTCACAAACCTGTTTTTTTAGAAAGATCAATAATAACAAATAATTTTGCCAAACTCCATGCTAAGTCTGACTGGACTGAAAAACTtgcttaacaaaaagaaaaacctctgccGCTTCCAGATGCAGTATTTTTCCACAGAGAAGACCAGTTGCTTAGAGACCAGCAGAGTCCAGCTGGAGCAATAAGTGTGAACTGGTTAGTCCATGTAATATAATCTCCTATGTGACGGAGTATGAAACATGCTTGAGTGGTTAGTATACTGGTCCTCCTCACAGCAAGGTCAGCAAAAGCTGCAATATCACCAAAACAATCAGATATTTTCCTCTGAGGCAAACAGCAGTTTTCTGGTGTTTCCCTTGCTGTGGACTGGGGATGCTGTAGAAGTAGCACAGTGGGATACAGCAGGAGTTGTTACACCAGTGTGGGTACAGCAGTTCTATTACCACCTTTGCTAAATGTGCTTTGTTTATCAATGATGTGGTCTAAATGGGAATACGGGTAATCTTTTAATGATCTTTTGTCTCACTCTGAGGCCCTAAAATAACAGTATTATTTAAGGCTTCATCTTGCAAAAAGTTATGCATGTCACGGACACACTGGAACATGCCCTAACTGTATGTAAATTCTATAGGCTTTGAGCAGTGTTAGAATAAATGCTCTGGTAGTAGCTTGTTACAGTGGGTGATGGAATATGATTATTTCATCATTCCTAGACCAGCAGGTCACCTGGGTCTTTGCACCATTTAAAGGCTCTTCTATTAGTAGCAGCTGCCCACTTGACACTCTTCAGATAATTATCCTGTTGCCTCAGAAGCAAAGTGCAAGCTGCTGACGAACGGTCTAGGTTTGCCCTCCAAACCCTATTATACTTTGCCTCATGTAAGAGTCTGCCATAACACATTAACCTTTCATTAGAGATTAAGTTTTTACAATTATTAAACTTCTAGTAGATGTTCTTCAAATGGAACAAAGAGGGCCTCCAGTCTTTATCCGAGGTCTAAATTGGTTAGATTTTTTGGGGGTGCACGAGGGTTTTGGCTGCCTTAAAACTTGGCTGCTCCACTCAGAGGAACAAGCTGTGGTCAGACAGGTACCCAAAAGATGGAGGTACTTCTGCAAATGTTAGTCTGGTATGTCTATGGGACTTTTTGCAAGCCAAGAACACTTGACTTGATAATAGCTCCTAGGAATGTCAGTGACAGTGAATATTTCACATGGTATTGCCGTGGTCCTTGCTAAGACAGATTCTTGATATAAGACTTTTGAAGATGGTGGTGTCTGGCATTATTAGCCAGCATCTCTTGTGCTATGATGTGTGAAAGCATCCTTTCTTTGAGCCTGGCATTACAACATAGAGATTAGAGTTCATGTATACTGtgtaatacctttttttttttaataggaagatTCTACTTAGCAGCTTGGTTTGGATTTCTGAGTAATTCTctaggtttgttttctttgtatcaAACAAATTCTTTATTATTGCTCTAGAAAATATctttcattgttgttgttgttgagtgattttctgctttctttttagaTGTCCCAATAACATAAATCGGAGTTACACTGACAATTGGACTTAATTCTCGCAAATTTGTTCTTGATTCCTTCACTCAGATGCATCAGGGTTCAGAAACTAGCAGGACAGTTAGATTTTCTCTGTAAGTACAAAACACACTTTCTTAGAGGTACTCCACCAGTTTTGCATGGGTGGAAACTATGCAGGGAAAAGAGGTTctttatcatctttatttttattttggatagCCAGGTATCATTCCAGAGAAATTAAAGTAAAGTTGAGGAGGCGTCTTTCTGGCTACTAATGGCAGGTTGTTTTAACATGTTTTTCCACTGATATGAAAGTAAAGTAAGCAACAACAACACTTCCATAGGTTCAAAATTATTAATTCAGAAGACTTGAATCAGTGTAAGTATCGTTTATGTCCTGAAAATTTATGTTATGAAACTTTCTGCAGTACATTTTCTATGAAGAACTACTAAAATGTGCATAACACTGGTGCAAGGCAGAGTCCCTTACTAAATCTTCAACTAAGATGGTTGAGGAGGGACTGTTTTTGTATGGGTTGTGCAGTCCTACCTGCCCATTTGAAGTATAGTTGgctgctttttttgggagccaaGCTGAtaaaacaacatttaaataaAGGTAAAACTAGATCTTGGCTAAAGTGGCGTATGTATTTGGCAACTCTGAAACTCAACTGTcagaaatatgtgtgtgtgtgtatgaaagaGTTTTTTACAACATTAGTCATTTA from Aptenodytes patagonicus chromosome Z, bAptPat1.pri.cur, whole genome shotgun sequence harbors:
- the LOC143172516 gene encoding protein FAM240C-like; the encoded protein is MSKHTKFRRHKMGGHDAEGLKNFWEKVIQEQTKQREGEESRLSKSALNKLRQEWTLRLEGQARQVQAHTKTQKEQMTLLSIEGLPSPDKTVA